In Sporosarcina sp. PTS2304, a genomic segment contains:
- a CDS encoding aminopeptidase, translated as MNRFEDQLSNYAELAVKVGVNIQPDQYLFISASTETTQFVRLIVEKAYEVGARQVFVDWVDDVVTRLRYEKAPDDSFTEFPSWKKMEREQLAEKGAAFMSIVSQDPDLLNGIDSNRIRDNQKASSTALSKFRQAMQSDKISWTVIAAASTAWAAKVFPNHPKDQQVPALWKAILKAVRADLPNPVESWLRHDENLHEKVDYLNGKHYLKLHYTAPGTDLTIELPEKHLWCGAGSVNQKGHEFMANMPTEEVFTAPLKTGVNGYVSSTKPLSYAGTIIDNFKLTFKDGAIVDVSAKQGEEILKQLLETDEGAKYLGEVALVPHDSPISNSNTLFYNTLFDENASNHLAIGSAYAFCLDGGKEMDSDQLLENGLNQSLTHVDFMIGSDEMNIDGTLSDGTSEPIFRKGNWAF; from the coding sequence ATGAATCGTTTTGAAGATCAACTTTCCAACTATGCGGAACTAGCAGTTAAAGTAGGGGTAAATATTCAGCCTGACCAATATTTATTCATTAGTGCTTCTACCGAAACCACACAATTTGTACGTCTTATTGTCGAAAAAGCTTATGAAGTAGGTGCTCGTCAAGTGTTTGTAGACTGGGTAGATGATGTAGTCACTCGCCTACGTTACGAAAAAGCACCAGACGATTCTTTTACTGAATTCCCATCGTGGAAAAAGATGGAACGAGAACAATTAGCAGAAAAAGGTGCTGCTTTCATGTCAATCGTTTCACAGGATCCTGATTTGTTGAATGGTATTGATTCAAACCGTATTCGTGACAATCAAAAAGCTTCTAGCACGGCTTTAAGCAAATTTCGTCAAGCGATGCAATCTGATAAGATCAGTTGGACTGTAATTGCAGCCGCATCTACTGCCTGGGCTGCTAAAGTGTTCCCAAATCATCCAAAAGATCAGCAAGTGCCCGCTCTCTGGAAGGCAATTTTAAAAGCCGTACGTGCAGATTTGCCGAACCCCGTCGAATCCTGGTTGCGACATGATGAAAACTTACATGAAAAAGTAGATTACTTAAATGGAAAACATTATCTGAAACTCCATTATACAGCTCCCGGTACAGATTTAACAATAGAATTACCAGAAAAGCATTTATGGTGTGGAGCAGGCAGTGTCAACCAAAAAGGCCATGAATTTATGGCCAATATGCCGACAGAAGAGGTTTTCACTGCTCCGCTGAAAACTGGAGTGAACGGCTATGTGTCCAGTACAAAACCATTAAGCTATGCCGGTACAATTATCGACAATTTTAAACTAACATTTAAAGATGGAGCGATTGTTGACGTTTCCGCTAAACAAGGCGAAGAAATTTTAAAGCAGTTACTTGAGACAGATGAAGGCGCGAAGTATTTAGGTGAAGTGGCACTAGTTCCACATGATTCGCCTATTTCCAACTCTAATACACTGTTCTACAATACACTGTTTGACGAAAATGCGTCTAATCATTTAGCGATTGGCAGCGCATATGCTTTCTGTTTAGATGGTGGAAAAGAAATGGACTCTGATCAATTATTGGAAAACGGACTAAATCAAAGCTTAACTCACGTAGACTTCATGATCGGTTCGGACGAGATGAATATTGACGGAACCTTGTCAGACGGTACTTCTGAACCGATTTTCCGAAAAGGTAACTGGGCTTTCTAA
- a CDS encoding carbonic anhydrase — protein sequence MTSLSEIMNYNESFVEDKKYEEFVTTKFPNKRIVILTCMDTRLIELLPKAMNLKNGDAKIIKSAGAIITHPFGGLMRSILVAVYELQADEVYVVGHHDCGMSSIDTSRIVNSMIERGIDQSMFKTLEYSGIDMEAWLHGFSDVTESVKKSVDAIKNHPLIPRDVNVHGLVINPQNGKLDVIENGYKSTETI from the coding sequence ATGACATCATTATCCGAAATTATGAATTACAACGAATCGTTTGTAGAAGATAAAAAATACGAAGAGTTTGTCACCACGAAGTTTCCAAATAAGCGGATTGTCATCCTAACTTGCATGGACACAAGACTGATTGAACTACTTCCTAAAGCTATGAATTTAAAAAATGGCGATGCGAAAATCATCAAGAGTGCGGGTGCAATTATTACTCATCCTTTTGGCGGTCTTATGCGAAGTATATTAGTTGCAGTGTATGAACTGCAAGCTGACGAAGTATATGTTGTCGGTCATCACGATTGCGGAATGAGTTCGATTGACACGTCTCGTATTGTAAACAGTATGATCGAGCGAGGGATCGATCAATCGATGTTTAAAACACTGGAGTATTCGGGAATTGATATGGAGGCTTGGCTTCACGGCTTCAGTGACGTCACTGAAAGTGTCAAGAAAAGTGTCGATGCCATTAAGAATCATCCGTTAATTCCTCGTGATGTCAATGTTCATGGACTTGTGATCAATCCGCAAAATGGTAAGCTTGATGTGATCGAAAACGGCTACAAATCAACAGAAACTATTTGA
- a CDS encoding GNAT family N-acetyltransferase produces the protein MILLEGEQCYLRILTEDDAYQFTQLLLANREYWTEFEPRHDNTYYTVSMQRDKIRESLYQMRDRREYNFGIFDAQTSMIIGQISLYSIKRLPFSSGFVGYSIDQRQAGRGIGTEAVRLVNQFAFEKVNLHRVEAYVSPRNVGSVKVLEKAGFEREGLLRELLYINGVWEDHFMYAMIERDY, from the coding sequence ATGATTTTACTTGAAGGAGAGCAGTGCTATTTACGGATATTAACTGAAGATGATGCTTATCAGTTCACTCAATTACTATTAGCAAATAGAGAGTACTGGACCGAGTTTGAACCACGACACGATAATACGTACTATACGGTATCTATGCAACGAGATAAAATCCGTGAATCCCTTTATCAGATGCGTGATCGTAGAGAGTATAATTTCGGAATTTTTGACGCGCAAACTAGTATGATTATTGGACAAATATCCCTGTATAGTATTAAGCGACTGCCGTTTTCCAGTGGGTTTGTAGGATATTCGATTGATCAAAGACAAGCAGGCAGGGGAATCGGTACGGAAGCAGTCAGGTTGGTCAATCAGTTTGCCTTTGAGAAAGTGAACTTGCATAGGGTAGAAGCATATGTCTCTCCGCGTAATGTCGGTTCTGTAAAAGTTTTGGAAAAGGCAGGATTTGAACGTGAAGGTTTATTACGGGAGTTATTGTACATTAACGGTGTTTGGGAAGATCATTTTATGTACGCAATGATTGAACGTGATTATTGA
- a CDS encoding tryptophan-rich sensory protein, translating to MLRIILMVLSLLIMIGTHIAANLLPLNGFTTWEIANRVPVLFMPAEYVFSIWVVLDLLLVTWLFSFFKTFSRLSSSKATIRSICFCVSCFLNIAWLLLWHYSYYYWAIVSVIGLLICLLIFYFSYPTLESSNRERLAISAYMAWIFIAVIANSYYAFKFHDWSGWGLSDPLWTVIFLSLTTAIALHFLYHYRDSLFNLIIIWSFIGIAIKNGTDELFVSTAALFLSAVIGFLIFIKKRQSPPQTF from the coding sequence ATGCTTAGAATTATTTTGATGGTACTTTCGTTACTCATCATGATTGGAACTCATATAGCCGCAAATTTACTTCCACTGAATGGGTTTACTACATGGGAAATTGCTAATCGAGTTCCTGTGTTGTTTATGCCAGCTGAGTATGTTTTTTCTATATGGGTCGTACTGGATTTACTTTTAGTTACGTGGTTATTTTCATTTTTTAAAACATTTTCTAGATTATCATCTTCGAAGGCGACTATACGTTCAATCTGTTTTTGCGTCAGTTGCTTTTTAAATATCGCTTGGTTATTACTATGGCATTACAGCTATTATTACTGGGCAATTGTTAGTGTGATCGGCTTATTAATTTGTTTATTGATCTTTTACTTCAGCTATCCTACATTAGAAAGTTCAAACCGCGAACGGTTGGCTATTTCTGCTTATATGGCTTGGATTTTTATCGCTGTCATTGCCAATAGCTACTATGCTTTTAAATTTCATGATTGGTCCGGTTGGGGATTAAGTGATCCGTTATGGACTGTCATCTTCTTGAGTTTAACTACAGCGATCGCACTTCACTTTTTATATCATTATCGTGATTCTTTATTTAATCTAATCATTATCTGGTCGTTTATCGGCATTGCTATAAAAAACGGGACAGATGAATTATTCGTTTCTACAGCTGCTTTATTTCTTTCGGCTGTCATAGGATTTCTTATTTTTATAAAGAAGCGTCAATCTCCCCCACAAACTTTCTAG
- the map gene encoding type I methionyl aminopeptidase: MIVKNDEQLEGLRAIGRIVAEIRETVKDATVPGITTKELDEMAGRLFAEKGAVSAPIDQYDFPGYTCISVNHQVAHGIPSSYVIQDGDLVNIDVSGSKDGYFADTGISFVAGTPDENKQKLCDVAKSALERALVKVKAGSSLNQIGKAVEREAKDNGLHVIKNLTGHGIGTSLHEEPQHILNYFDPWDKELLKDGMVLAVEPFISQKAEHVVELDDGWTFVTPDKSLVAQIEHTIVVTKGEPIILTSLD; encoded by the coding sequence ATGATTGTAAAAAATGATGAACAATTGGAAGGATTACGCGCCATCGGTCGGATTGTCGCTGAAATTCGAGAAACAGTAAAGGATGCTACTGTACCGGGCATCACTACGAAAGAATTAGATGAAATGGCTGGTCGTTTATTTGCAGAAAAAGGCGCTGTTTCTGCACCGATTGATCAATATGACTTCCCTGGTTACACATGTATCAGTGTCAATCACCAAGTAGCTCACGGTATTCCTAGCAGTTATGTAATTCAAGACGGAGATTTAGTAAATATAGATGTGTCAGGTTCAAAGGACGGATACTTCGCAGACACAGGGATTTCCTTTGTAGCTGGAACACCTGATGAAAACAAACAGAAACTATGCGATGTAGCGAAGTCTGCACTTGAACGTGCGTTAGTAAAAGTAAAAGCGGGTTCTAGTTTAAATCAGATTGGTAAAGCCGTAGAGCGTGAAGCTAAAGACAACGGCTTACATGTCATTAAAAACTTAACGGGTCACGGCATCGGTACGTCTCTCCATGAAGAGCCACAGCACATTTTGAATTATTTTGATCCTTGGGATAAGGAACTATTAAAAGACGGTATGGTATTGGCAGTAGAACCGTTTATTTCACAAAAGGCAGAACATGTCGTGGAGTTAGACGATGGATGGACATTCGTCACACCAGACAAGTCACTAGTCGCTCAAATTGAGCATACTATTGTTGTTACAAAAGGTGAACCGATTATTTTAACTTCTTTGGATTGA
- a CDS encoding DEAD/DEAH box helicase — MTFLDELNESLRTKWKFKQPMPIQLQMIPEMLAGKDIVAESPTGTGKTLAYALPVIQMVDGELPKTQALIITPSQELSMQIVNVIRDLVEGTSVTVTQLIGGANMQRQIEKLKKKPTIVVGTPGRLNELVKERKLKMYDIQHVVIDEGDQLLSREYRALVKSLIEATNPNRQLAVVSATITEEIELVAKHMMQNPIRLQVNAEDIPDVGQVIHSYVKVDDRKKTDVLRGISAISGVRALTFMNNVDQLRMKELKLLYNDAPIAVLYSDMKKLDRQKTLEDFRSGAIRILIATDLAARGLDIEGLTHVIHVDVPHTLEQYVHRSGRTGRAGADGEVLTLLSYAEERDYRKVTKGIKTVQKVWYNGQLIEGNAKTIEDMKKSVPKNSKPKTKKKKK; from the coding sequence ATGACTTTCTTAGATGAGCTGAATGAATCTCTACGTACAAAATGGAAGTTTAAACAGCCGATGCCTATTCAATTACAGATGATTCCTGAAATGCTGGCTGGCAAAGACATTGTAGCTGAATCTCCTACGGGTACCGGGAAAACATTAGCTTATGCGTTGCCGGTCATTCAGATGGTAGACGGTGAGTTACCAAAAACACAAGCATTAATCATCACCCCTTCACAAGAATTATCTATGCAAATAGTTAATGTAATTCGTGATCTAGTTGAAGGTACTTCTGTAACAGTTACGCAATTAATAGGCGGAGCCAATATGCAACGCCAAATTGAAAAGTTAAAGAAGAAACCGACGATCGTTGTCGGTACGCCGGGGCGTCTAAATGAATTAGTAAAAGAACGAAAGTTGAAGATGTATGATATTCAACATGTAGTCATAGATGAAGGGGATCAATTATTATCTCGTGAATACCGTGCACTTGTAAAAAGTTTAATCGAAGCGACGAATCCGAATCGCCAATTAGCAGTTGTTTCCGCTACCATAACAGAAGAAATAGAATTGGTAGCTAAACATATGATGCAAAACCCTATTCGTCTGCAAGTAAATGCGGAAGATATTCCTGATGTTGGTCAAGTGATTCACTCATATGTTAAGGTGGATGATCGAAAAAAAACTGACGTGCTGCGCGGGATTTCTGCCATATCGGGTGTACGTGCATTAACATTTATGAATAACGTAGATCAGTTGCGTATGAAAGAATTAAAGTTATTGTATAACGATGCACCGATTGCTGTTCTTTATTCCGATATGAAGAAACTTGACCGTCAAAAGACTTTAGAAGATTTCAGATCAGGGGCGATTCGTATTTTGATTGCGACAGATCTGGCAGCCCGCGGATTAGATATTGAAGGTTTGACGCATGTTATCCACGTAGATGTACCGCACACGCTGGAACAATATGTCCACCGTTCCGGACGAACAGGGCGTGCGGGTGCAGATGGGGAAGTATTGACTCTTTTATCTTATGCGGAAGAGCGGGATTATCGTAAAGTGACAAAAGGTATCAAGACCGTACAGAAGGTTTGGTACAATGGTCAACTCATCGAAGGTAATGCGAAAACGATAGAAGACATGAAAAAAAGCGTACCGAAAAATTCTAAGCCGAAAACAAAAAAGAAAAAGAAATAA